A portion of the Deltaproteobacteria bacterium genome contains these proteins:
- a CDS encoding Fic family protein, whose product MANQSKIHGTNVKCPEGYQAYVPDPLPPPIEWNDRLARHLSDADRLIGQLASIGAALPNPHLLIRPFVRREAVLSSRIEGTQTSLAELFADEAGVETERDRSDLREVENYVKALEYGIKRLKTLPISLRLICEVHEYLMKGVRGNMATPGEFRRSQNWIGIAGCTLQNATYVPPPPHLLIDCLGALEKFFHESALPPLVTIALIHLQFETIHPFLDGNGRVGRLLIILYLVEHGILPSPILYLSAFFEAKRDEYYAHLRAVNENGDWEGWVEYFLNGVARQSEDALSRIKRIQETVAKWKQSFTRKADKNCLLLIDDCMANPFMTVSGVAKKHKIAFPTAQRAIDKLEKAGVLKQTSDAKRNRIYCARKLLDILDEPAKV is encoded by the coding sequence ATGGCTAACCAATCGAAAATTCATGGGACAAATGTTAAGTGTCCGGAAGGCTATCAGGCTTATGTCCCTGATCCGCTTCCTCCACCGATAGAATGGAATGACCGGCTGGCGAGACATCTTTCAGATGCTGATCGTCTCATCGGTCAGTTGGCCTCAATCGGGGCCGCCTTACCCAACCCTCATCTGTTGATTCGTCCCTTTGTCCGACGCGAAGCCGTCTTGTCGAGCCGTATTGAGGGGACCCAAACTTCACTGGCGGAATTATTCGCGGATGAGGCCGGTGTGGAAACAGAGCGAGATCGGTCGGATCTCAGGGAAGTCGAAAACTATGTCAAAGCCTTGGAATATGGAATCAAGCGGCTCAAAACCCTCCCTATTTCATTGCGTCTGATTTGCGAGGTTCATGAATATCTCATGAAGGGCGTTCGGGGCAATATGGCTACCCCCGGAGAATTCCGGAGATCTCAAAACTGGATCGGTATTGCCGGTTGCACTTTACAAAACGCGACTTATGTTCCGCCGCCTCCACACCTGCTCATTGATTGTTTGGGAGCTTTGGAAAAATTCTTTCACGAATCCGCACTCCCGCCACTCGTGACGATCGCTCTGATCCATTTGCAATTCGAGACGATTCACCCGTTTCTCGATGGAAACGGTCGCGTGGGACGCCTTCTGATTATCCTGTATCTTGTGGAGCACGGTATTTTACCATCGCCAATTTTGTATCTCAGCGCCTTTTTTGAAGCCAAGCGAGATGAGTATTATGCTCATCTTCGCGCCGTAAATGAAAACGGAGACTGGGAAGGTTGGGTTGAATACTTTCTCAACGGAGTCGCCCGTCAGTCAGAAGATGCTTTAAGTCGCATCAAGCGAATACAGGAAACCGTTGCGAAGTGGAAACAATCCTTTACCCGCAAGGCCGACAAGAATTGTTTGCTGTTGATTGACGATTGCATGGCGAATCCCTTTATGACCGTGAGTGGCGTGGCCAAAAAACACAAGATCGCCTTTCCTACCGCCCAGCGTGCCATCGATAAACTAGAAAAGGCGGGTGTCCTCAAACAGACGAGCGACGCAAAACGAAACCGGATTTATTGCGCTCGAAAGCTTTTGGATATCTTGGATGAGCCGGCGAAGGTGTAA
- a CDS encoding IS3 family transposase (programmed frameshift) codes for MKRKRFTEEQIIGVLQRWEAGQTVADLSREIGVSSATLYEWRKKYGGMTVSDAKRLKALDDENRQLKRIVADQALELVAVKDVLFKKLVRPAARREAVRYVQDTYQTSERRACQIIGRARSSQRYVSRRCDAHDEALRVRMRTLAERKVRWGCPIIHAICKREGLVVNHKRTERLYYRELGLSLRKRRKKKRPSHVRLVMPPPSRPNERWSMDFVHDQCRDGRKLKCFTLGDDCTREALAIDVARSIRGVHVIALLDRIAAPRGYPTNIVMDNGPEFTCLAMEDWATTHGVQLDFIDPGKPVQNAFRESFNGRFRDECLNQELFADIADAQRKIEHWRHEYNQMRPHSSLDYQTPADYAAQWNINHGDSLVQTGT; via the exons ATGAAACGGAAGCGATTTACCGAGGAGCAGATCATCGGGGTGCTCCAGCGTTGGGAGGCGGGGCAGACCGTGGCGGACCTGAGTCGGGAGATCGGCGTGAGCAGTGCCACGCTGTATGAGTGGCGCAAGAAGTACGGCGGGATGACGGTGAGTGATGCCAAACGACTCAAGGCGCTGGACGACGAGAACCGGCAACTCAAGCGGATTGTCGCCGACCAAGCCTTAGAGCTGGTGGCGGTGAAGGATGTACTCT TCAAAAAACTGGTAAGGCCTGCCGCACGGCGTGAGGCGGTCCGGTACGTGCAGGACACGTATCAGACCAGTGAGCGGCGGGCCTGTCAGATCATCGGCAGGGCGCGGTCGAGTCAGCGCTACGTATCTCGGCGATGCGACGCGCATGACGAGGCGTTACGGGTGCGCATGCGCACCTTGGCCGAACGCAAGGTGCGCTGGGGATGCCCGATCATTCATGCGATCTGCAAACGGGAGGGATTGGTGGTCAACCACAAACGGACGGAGCGGCTGTATTATCGTGAGCTGGGACTGAGTCTGCGCAAGCGGCGCAAGAAGAAACGGCCGAGTCACGTCCGCCTCGTGATGCCACCGCCGTCGCGACCCAACGAACGCTGGTCCATGGACTTTGTCCATGACCAGTGTCGTGACGGACGGAAGCTCAAGTGTTTTACCCTGGGTGATGATTGCACACGGGAGGCATTGGCGATCGACGTGGCGCGATCGATTCGCGGTGTCCATGTCATCGCTCTACTTGACCGCATTGCGGCACCGCGGGGCTATCCCACGAACATCGTCATGGATAACGGTCCAGAATTTACCTGCTTGGCCATGGAGGATTGGGCGACGACACACGGTGTGCAACTCGATTTTATTGATCCGGGCAAACCCGTCCAAAATGCCTTCCGGGAATCATTCAATGGCCGGTTCCGGGATGAATGTTTGAACCAGGAGCTGTTTGCGGACATCGCGGATGCCCAGCGCAAGATCGAGCACTGGCGTCACGAGTACAATCAGATGCGCCCACATAGCTCACTGGACTATCAGACCCCGGCCGACTATGCGGCACAATGGAACATCAACCACGGGGACTCTCTGGTTCAAACTGGTACATAA